In the genome of Desulfallas thermosapovorans DSM 6562, the window GCATGGTCATCACCGCTTTTTCCATACCCGGCCTGCTCATACCGCTGGCCGGATTTTTATCCGACCGCATCGGCCGTAAAAAAGTAATTATCCCTGGCCTGATACTATATGGGCTGGGCGGAATCATCGCCGGGCTGGCCGCCATGTTTCTACACGAAAGGGCTTATACATGGATTATCAGCGGGCGGATAATTCAGGGCATCGGTGCTGCGGGCACCACTCCCATTGCCATGGCCTTCACCGGTGATTTGTTTTCCGGCCCTAAACGCAGCAAGGCCCTGGGGGTGGTGGAAGCAGCCAACGGCTTCGGCAAAGTACTGAGCCCCGTGCTGGGGGCCGCCATTGGCTTGATTGTCTGGTACGCCACTTTTTTATTTTTCCCGGCCATCATCATACCCATCGTGCTGGGCATCTGGTTTTTAACCAGGGAACCGGAAGAAAACCGGGCCACCCAGAGTATAGCCCAGTACGGCAAGTCTATAAAAAAGGTATTTAAAAATAAATCGGTGCTGCTGGCCACCATTTTTTTGAGCGGTATGGTTGCCCTGCTTATACTATTCGGCATACTGTTTTTCCTCAGTGATTACCTGGAGGAAACCGTGGGTTTGACCGGTCTCGTCAAAGGCGCGGCTCTGGCGGTACCTGTGCTGTTTATGTCGGTTACTTCTTTTGTCACCGGCCTGCTGATCAAAAAAAAGGTGCGGCTGATGAAATGGCTGGTGGTAACCGGGCTCGGCCTGGTGGCTGTTTCCCTGGCCGCCCTGAACATATACGAAAATATTTATCTTTTCTTTGCCGGCATTTCCATGGCCGGTTTAGGTACGGGACTGCTGTTGCCATGTTTGAATACCATCATCACCAGCACCACCGATACCCAGGAAAGGGGTCTTGTCACTTCGGTATATGGCAGCGTGCGCTTTTTAGGGGTGGCCGCGGGGCCGCCTCTGTTTGGCTACCTGATGGATATCAGCAACGCTTACATGTACTGGGGCGGCACCATACTGGCCGGGGTAACAGCGCTGGCGGCATTATTCTTTATCAGAGTCAAGGACTTGACAGCGGCGGGCGATTCGGGAGCGGGACAACAGCCGCAACAGGCCAATGGCCAGGCGGTACAGGCCGTAAGAACCGAGTTTGTATTTGCCCCTGCTCGCAAACCCCTGCCCGGAGGTAAAAAGGACAAAGGGAAAGAGGACATGCCCGGGGAATAACGTTACCCGGCCCACGGTTACTGCAACAATTATTCTTATCCTTAATAAAATGAGGGGAACAGGCTTATGCCCGGTGTTCCCTTTTTTATTTTCGCGGTTAGGACGGGAGCAATGCATAGCATGGCATATGCAGTAACTAATACACCGGCAAATGAATAGTATAGGTAAAACATGGTTTTATTGTATGGATAAGGATAATGGGTTGGGCACGCCTGTGATAATGCAAAAACTTTAAACAAGCACCATGGGAAAGGGGGTTTTAGTATCTGATTATTGGCACGCTCAATTAACAACTGGCTTCAATGGGGGTGCGGTAACAAATGCAGTGGAAAAAGTTAAATAAGATTACCTCAGCGCTGGCACTATTAGCCATATTAACGCTATTTGCAGGGATTTATGCAGCCTTTGCCGGAGTAACCTTCCGGACGGCAGTCAACCACCCGGTGGGCAGCAACCCCAACGGCATCACCGCGGCGGATTTTGACAATGATGGCAGAATAGATCTGGCCACGACAAACTTGTTGGACCATAACGTGTCGGTTTTGCTGGGTAACGGAGATGGCAGTTTCGACGCGGCTACCGACTTCCCGGTGGGGAATTCCCCCCGCGGTATAACTGCAGCGGACTTTAACCACGACGGCAACATAGATCTGGCGGTAATAAACACTTTAAACGATAATGTTTCTGTTCTGCTGGGGGACGGTAACGGTAATTTCGGCCCGGCCACGAACTTTCCCGCCGGTAATCTGCCCATAGGCATTACCGCAGCGGACTGTGATAACGACAACAACGTGGACCTGGCGGTAACAAGCCTCAGTGATAACGTTTCCATTCTTTTGGGTAACGGTGACGGCACCTTCGGGACAGCCACCGATTTTCCGGTGGGGCACTCTCCTTTCAGTATCACTGCGGCGGACTTTAACCATGACGGTAATGTGGATCTGGCCACGGCCAATAATCTTGATAGCAGTGTATCAGTACTGCTGGGCAATGGCACCGGCAATTTCGCCCCGGCCACCGGCTCACCATTCACGGTTGGGAACGGTCCCTTTGGTATTACAGCTGCAGATTTTAATCACGACAGCAATGTGGATTTGGCGGTGACAAATATTAACGAACAAAACGCATCGGTATTGCTGGGCAACGGAACCGGCAATTTCACTTCAGCTCCCGGCTCTCCCTTTCTGGTGGGCGATGGACCCATAGGGATAGCCACAGCAGATTTCAACAATGACAATAACGTAGACCTGGCCGTGGCAAACTCCGGCGACTCGGATGTCTCAATCCTGTGGGGTGACGGGAAGGGCAGTTTCAAAGCAATCACTGATTTCCCGGTGGGGGAGTTTCCTTTTGGCATCACCACAGCAGATTTTACAGGTGACAACAAGCCGGGACTGGCCACGGCAAATGCCAACTCGAACAATGTCTCTGTTTTACTGCAGGAAGTATACGGTCACAAATAATAGTTAACCGGTGCCTTTGCATGGTTGGTGTTTAATTGATAAAACTGTATATCCCGGGTTTTCGGCGGTACGCACAGTAATGGTACCCACCGTAATACCCGGGACTTTTTTGTTCATAAAAAAAACCCGCCAGGATCATTGCCTGGCCGGCAGATACCAAACATTTTATTAATGATGACTTTATGTATCGAAACCTCTTTTTCGGTATCGTAGGCGCCACGCTGATACATGTTGCAGCTGTCAAGCAAAGTTTAACCAATGACCGCATTAGGAAATTTTTCATAGAACTTTTGAATTCCGAGATTAGCATACAGGACAATTTTATCAAATATGGCAAGATGAAAGGATATTTAAACACCGTCCCCACGTATAAATTAAAAGAAGATTAGCCAGCAGGAAAATATGCTCATTATGACTTTACGCTTAAGCACTGATTACGGCTGGTCCTAATCGCAACAAAATTTTATATATCGTGGCTGATGGAAAAGTCCATGACCGGCTTTTACAGCGCTTGCACGGGTGCAAGGTGTTTGAAGCCTTAATGGCTGTAATGCAAAAAAGGCGGAAAAGGCGGGCAAGTAACCCCACCCGCCCGCGCATTATTCATTAATTAAATATAAAAGTTTGTCGTCTATACCATAAAACAAAGGGACCACTAAAATTTTGGGATAGCGCTGGCGCAATCTTCGGGCTTCGCTAATAACAAAATCGATTTCATTATCAATTTCAAACATGGGTGCGTAATTCATGAAGTGCTCTTCTGCCCGCTCCTTATCCCAGCCGGCCCAGTCCACCAACCCCTGCACAAATTTATCTTTTTTGGCCATCAAGTTAACCATACCGCATTTATCATGGCCAATTAAAGCAATGGCTTTGACGCCCCCAACAGCCACGGCGTATGATATTTTAAATTCAATATGACGCAGGTTGCCCCCGCCGGTACGGAGAATATAAGCAAAGTTATCGGGTATACGCAATTGCTTGCGATTATCCATGCACATGCCGATTACTACTTCCGCATGTTCATAATTATCCAGGGGGGCATTCAGGTTGTGATACTGCAATAAAAGATCGATGGGTGTGTTGCGATATTTGGGGAAAATATCGTCAACGGAACGAATTGGCACCAAGTTATCCATACTAAGACCTCCCATATAGTTTTATATTCTAGCACAGTCACTCCATTAGATTTGTACCATAATTCACTTAGCAGAAAAAAATAATAGCTAAATATGTATCACAAAACAAGTGATCATTATTTTAGCTATTCGATAACCATATGGTTTATTCCTGCAAGGAAAGTGAATTATTTCTTTAAGTGACAAAAGTAAAGAAAAATTTTTACCTCAAATTTTCAGCATTCAAACCAGGCCCGGGCATATTTCGTAGTGATGGGATAATGGTAATATTCGCCCGACAAACATTTTATAATTGCTATTATGGCGAAGACAGTATATACAATTCCCAATATCGCCAGGGGAACGACCAGCAAAAATCCGATAAGTAAAAGGCACAGTATCCCCACCCCCACCCCTAAAAGCAGGGATATAATATGCATGGTCAGCGACTCCCGGGCGTGATGGTTAACAAAATCATCATCCTTCTTTAATAAATAGACAATCAGCGGCACCACTATAGGCAGGCCAAAGAATATGGAACCGTGACACACCGCACCTAAAAGTTTGCTTTCCGGTAAAACCATTCGTTTTACCTCCCTCCACCGGGCTTTCTGTTCACCAATTGGGGCAAATCAGGCACCAACTTTCAGTACAATCTGTACTATTTTCTCATTAACTTCCTCGATTATCAACCCAAACCTGCTCCGGCACCTCTTATAAAATACAATAGGAGAAGCCGCTATGGCTTCCCCTTTAAGTTCGAGTTACTAATGCAATTAGTCGTCTTCCTCCACCACTTCAAATACCCAATCGTTAACACCAATGCCCGGGAATTTATTACCGGACAGGTCTTCTATAATGCCTGACGAAATAGTTATGCCGTATTCTCCCACCGGCAGTTTTTTATCAAATTCAATAACCAGTTGGTCTTCATCAATATTAACATCATCAGGAGTTAGTAAAGCATTGGTGGTTGTATTAAATACTATTGCCGTATTTTTACTGGATTTCTCGTTTACCCATTGCACCGGTTCATCAAATTTTACCGTTATTTTTTTGATACCGTACTCAACCTTTGCACCATCTTTAGGATTTAATTTCTCTGGTTTCGGGGCGTCTTCATCTTCATCTTCACCTTCAAATGTTGCAAATCGCCAGTCCCTGGAGTTAATACCGGCAAATTTATTGCCTTCTTTATCCTTGATGATATTTGCCGGGATATATACTGCATAACGACAGTTTTCTTCCAACCCTACCTTCAGTTCGATGATTAAATCCCTACCGTCAATTTCAACATCCCCAATATTAATGCTCCGGTCCTTAGTGATATTTTCCACCCCTATTTTATCCTTAATATCCTTTAGGGATTTAACGGGGTAGATTTTTTCATCAAAGGTAACCACCAGTTCATCAATACCGGCTTTAACATCACCGGCACCATCTTTGGGATTGAGTTTGACAACTTCCGGGGCAGCCTCGTCTTTGTTCTCATCGTCATTATCCGCGGCACCTTCTGAGCCCGCACTTACCACAATGGCTTTACGGGCTGAGTTGAGCACCAGTGAAACCGCGTAACCCCTTTCAATATCCTCTAGTTCCACTGCTTCGCCATCAACAAATATGGCAGCATCATCAGCCACCTGCACCAGTATTGTCAACCGGTCATCACTGCCGGGGACTATGGATATAAAGGCCGGGTCCGATGGCATTACATCATCCACGGTACCTTTAATAAATTCAAATCTGGGGTTCAACGAAAACATATTTTGACACCGGAACAACATAGCCGCGATTTCCGCTCTTTGCACCGGGTTTTGGGGCTTAAAGACATTACCGGGGTAACCTCTCATAATACCGGCCCGGGCCATCTGGGCCACATAATTTTTAGCATAACCCGGTATTTTACCGGCATCGATGAATTGTACGGTCCCACCTGACAAGTTACCCAACATATCACTGTTTGAAAGCGCCCTGGCCAGCCACACGGCCACCTCATATCTCTGGGCCGCTTCGTTACCATTAAAATTCTTTAATTCTTCCCGGGTTATAATACCCTTGTCCAAAGCCAGGGCAACCATGCCACTGGCCCAGCTTTTCGGCACCAACTTCAAACTTTTGCCGGTGGGTGATTCATCCTCGTAGCCCATGGCACGCATCAACATGACCAGTGCCTCGTTTTTGGAGACTTCTTTCTGGGGATAAAACTTCCCATCCGGGAATCCCACAATGATGCCTTGCCTTTGCATGGCCGTTACAGGTTCGGCCGCCCAGTGACCATAGACATCGCCCATCATGGTAAAGGATATTTTTTTCAATTGTCCCGGAGGTATTTTGCCGTTACCTTTACCGTTGCCGTTGTTTTTGGCCAGAGCATCCGTTGGCGATATCATGGCGAAGGCAAATACAGCCACCGCAAGCATGCCTCCAATAAAGCATTTCCACCTGTTAATCCGCAATAAAAACCACTCCCCGCATTATTTTTGGATGGATTTAACCACCTGTCTTGATATACGTAACTGCACCGTTATTTGGCAGGTCAACCAGGTAACCAATCCGCAGGCCAGTGAATATTTTCTAATCAAGTGCACAAAAATCTCTTTCCCGGCTAGAAAAATTAAAAGGGGGTGGGCAACTGCATGCGTTCTCCCGGCGTATGCGAAATAACCGGGAAAGGGGTTGGTAATTTGTCTGAATACGCGTATTCCAGTAAATGGCGGGAGGTTATTTCCTTCCCGCTTGGTGAACGATTGAACAAACCCAGAAACAAAGGACTAACCATGGTAATCGATAAAGGTATGGGCATAGGGGAAACCAGGGACCTTTTAAAAATCAATTACCAGCACATTGATTTCATCAAGCTGGGTTTCGGAACACCGGCCCTCTATGCCGAAGGGGCTTTGGAAGAAAAAATACAACTGGTGCGTTCATACAATATTGATATTTATCCGGGAGGCACATTTTTAGAAGTGGCATTATTACAAAACAAGGTCAGGGAGTTTCTCGACACCTGCAATTTTTTTGGCTTCACGGCCATTGAGGTGAGTGACGGAACCATACCCTTGAGCCAGGAGGTGAGAGAAGAAACAATAACATTAGCTGCCGAAAAGGGATTTAGAGTATTAACCGAAGTGGGCAAAAAAAACAACGGCGCCGAAATACCGGTGGAAACACTGGCCCGCATGGCCCTTAAAGATTTGCAAAACGGTGCTTACAAGGTTATTCTGGAAGGCCGGGAATGTGGTCTTAATGTAGGGCTCTATGATGCCAATGGTAAAATGGCAGATGATGATTTGCAGGTACTTCTGGATTATATCGGCGATCCGTCTTTAATTATCTGGGAAGCACCCCTAAAAATTCAACAGCAAGATCTGATTACCCGGTTTGGTTCGGATGTAAACCTGGGCAATATCCCACCCCAGGAGGTGCTGGCGGTGGAGGCACTGCGGGTGGGACTGCGGGCAGATACCCTGCAGCTGGTGCTAGCCGATCTGGATGAACCAAAATAAAAGGCTAATTACGGTTTTTTACTTGTTCGCTCCGGTGCCGGGTGTTGTAAGGTAAACACCCGGCACCGGCAAATAGTTTTAAAACCGTCAATAATGTGGAAATGTAATGCTACCATCAAGCAACCACTTAGTTAAACCAGGTAATACAGTGAAAGGCGGCGGCATATATTTACTAAAAATTGTCATGGCGAGGCGAGATCATGAATGGAGTACCACTGCTGGTGGCGCTGCTCCTGGTGGGCATTATTGCCCGCTCCAATTTAATTGCCACCGCTGCCTGCGTATTACTGATAATTAAATTTTCCAATTTGCATTTTATATTTTCGTTGCTTGAAAAAAGAGGCCTAGAAATAGGCTTGTTATTTTTATTACTGGCTATTTTGGTACCCGTGGCCAGCGGTAAAGTAACGGAAAAAGAATTAATCGGCACCTTTACTTCCCTGCCGGGCATACTGGCCATCCTTGGGGGGGCACTGGCCACCCATTTAAACGGTGAGGGGTTACGGCTGCTGCAAATCGACCCCGAATTGATTTTCGGGCTGCTGATCGGCTCAATATTCGGCATTGTATTTTTAAACGGCGTTCCCGTGGGGCCATTGATGGCAGCCGG includes:
- a CDS encoding MFS transporter — translated: MGAQAGAAALAAIAAVPFIMVLGNSMLIPVLPQLQAALNLSEIKVSMVITAFSIPGLLIPLAGFLSDRIGRKKVIIPGLILYGLGGIIAGLAAMFLHERAYTWIISGRIIQGIGAAGTTPIAMAFTGDLFSGPKRSKALGVVEAANGFGKVLSPVLGAAIGLIVWYATFLFFPAIIIPIVLGIWFLTREPEENRATQSIAQYGKSIKKVFKNKSVLLATIFLSGMVALLILFGILFFLSDYLEETVGLTGLVKGAALAVPVLFMSVTSFVTGLLIKKKVRLMKWLVVTGLGLVAVSLAALNIYENIYLFFAGISMAGLGTGLLLPCLNTIITSTTDTQERGLVTSVYGSVRFLGVAAGPPLFGYLMDISNAYMYWGGTILAGVTALAALFFIRVKDLTAAGDSGAGQQPQQANGQAVQAVRTEFVFAPARKPLPGGKKDKGKEDMPGE
- a CDS encoding FG-GAP repeat domain-containing protein; translation: MQWKKLNKITSALALLAILTLFAGIYAAFAGVTFRTAVNHPVGSNPNGITAADFDNDGRIDLATTNLLDHNVSVLLGNGDGSFDAATDFPVGNSPRGITAADFNHDGNIDLAVINTLNDNVSVLLGDGNGNFGPATNFPAGNLPIGITAADCDNDNNVDLAVTSLSDNVSILLGNGDGTFGTATDFPVGHSPFSITAADFNHDGNVDLATANNLDSSVSVLLGNGTGNFAPATGSPFTVGNGPFGITAADFNHDSNVDLAVTNINEQNASVLLGNGTGNFTSAPGSPFLVGDGPIGIATADFNNDNNVDLAVANSGDSDVSILWGDGKGSFKAITDFPVGEFPFGITTADFTGDNKPGLATANANSNNVSVLLQEVYGHK
- a CDS encoding carbonic anhydrase, with amino-acid sequence MDNLVPIRSVDDIFPKYRNTPIDLLLQYHNLNAPLDNYEHAEVVIGMCMDNRKQLRIPDNFAYILRTGGGNLRHIEFKISYAVAVGGVKAIALIGHDKCGMVNLMAKKDKFVQGLVDWAGWDKERAEEHFMNYAPMFEIDNEIDFVISEARRLRQRYPKILVVPLFYGIDDKLLYLINE
- a CDS encoding DUF4870 domain-containing protein, whose translation is MVLPESKLLGAVCHGSIFFGLPIVVPLIVYLLKKDDDFVNHHARESLTMHIISLLLGVGVGILCLLLIGFLLVVPLAILGIVYTVFAIIAIIKCLSGEYYHYPITTKYARAWFEC
- a CDS encoding Ig-like domain-containing protein, with translation MRINRWKCFIGGMLAVAVFAFAMISPTDALAKNNGNGKGNGKIPPGQLKKISFTMMGDVYGHWAAEPVTAMQRQGIIVGFPDGKFYPQKEVSKNEALVMLMRAMGYEDESPTGKSLKLVPKSWASGMVALALDKGIITREELKNFNGNEAAQRYEVAVWLARALSNSDMLGNLSGGTVQFIDAGKIPGYAKNYVAQMARAGIMRGYPGNVFKPQNPVQRAEIAAMLFRCQNMFSLNPRFEFIKGTVDDVMPSDPAFISIVPGSDDRLTILVQVADDAAIFVDGEAVELEDIERGYAVSLVLNSARKAIVVSAGSEGAADNDDENKDEAAPEVVKLNPKDGAGDVKAGIDELVVTFDEKIYPVKSLKDIKDKIGVENITKDRSINIGDVEIDGRDLIIELKVGLEENCRYAVYIPANIIKDKEGNKFAGINSRDWRFATFEGEDEDEDAPKPEKLNPKDGAKVEYGIKKITVKFDEPVQWVNEKSSKNTAIVFNTTTNALLTPDDVNIDEDQLVIEFDKKLPVGEYGITISSGIIEDLSGNKFPGIGVNDWVFEVVEEDD
- a CDS encoding phosphosulfolactate synthase — translated: MRSPGVCEITGKGVGNLSEYAYSSKWREVISFPLGERLNKPRNKGLTMVIDKGMGIGETRDLLKINYQHIDFIKLGFGTPALYAEGALEEKIQLVRSYNIDIYPGGTFLEVALLQNKVREFLDTCNFFGFTAIEVSDGTIPLSQEVREETITLAAEKGFRVLTEVGKKNNGAEIPVETLARMALKDLQNGAYKVILEGRECGLNVGLYDANGKMADDDLQVLLDYIGDPSLIIWEAPLKIQQQDLITRFGSDVNLGNIPPQEVLAVEALRVGLRADTLQLVLADLDEPK
- a CDS encoding DUF441 domain-containing protein, with product MNGVPLLVALLLVGIIARSNLIATAACVLLIIKFSNLHFIFSLLEKRGLEIGLLFLLLAILVPVASGKVTEKELIGTFTSLPGILAILGGALATHLNGEGLRLLQIDPELIFGLLIGSIFGIVFLNGVPVGPLMAAGLTALFLETIRLFK